The following coding sequences lie in one Oryza brachyantha chromosome 10, ObraRS2, whole genome shotgun sequence genomic window:
- the LOC102702694 gene encoding uncharacterized protein LOC102702694, producing the protein MPHHATPCVLASFSNWIDRPIKPSLAIARGRGMGGGGGGGGGAGEKLPANGAHGGKACRFSFLYGLLLYVVLPVLFLYMLAIAASPFYNPRCSPEQNAAMARFVVAMPNASSSSAVNRSSSSAPPPPGPPMRSADEAPTGLRHIAFGIGASSALWKSRKEYIKLWWRPGRMRGFVWMDKPVEEFYSKSSRTGLPPIMVSSDTSKFPYTHGAGSRSALRISRIVSETFRLGLPGVRWFVMGDDDTVFLPENLVHVLSQYDHRQPYYIGSPSESHIQNLIFSYGMAFGGGGFAISRALAEELAKMQDGCLHRYPALYGSDDRIHACMSELGVPLTRHPGFHQCDLWGDVLGLLGAHPVAPLVTLHHLDFLEPVFPTTPSRAGALRRLFDGPVRLDSAAVAQQSVCYDRDNHWTVSVSWGFAVMVVRGVLSPREMETPMRSFLNWYKRADYTAYSFNTRPVARQPCQKPRVYYLRDSRMDRRRNVTVTEYDRHRGKQPDCRWRIPDPADLVDHIVVLKKPDPDLWKRSPRRNCCKVVSSPKKEGKDRTMTIDVGVCREGDFAKV; encoded by the exons ATGCCACACCACGCCACGCCATGCGTGCTAGCCTCTTTTAGCAACTGGATCGATCGGCCGATCAAGCCTAGCCTGGCCATCGCGCGAGGTCGCGGcatggggggaggaggaggaggaggaggaggtgccgGAGAGAAGCTGCCGGCCAatggcgcgcacggcggcaaGGCCTGCAGGTTCTCCTTCCTCTacggcctcctcctctacGTCGTCCTGCCGGTGCTCTTCCTGTACatgctcgccatcgccgcctccccgttCTACAACCCGCGGTGCTCGCCGGAGCAGAACGCCGCCATGGCGCGTTTCGTGGTGGCCATGCCcaacgcgtcgtcgtcgtccgcggTGAACAGGTCCTCTTCGtccgcgcccccgccgccgggtcCGCCGATGCGGTCGGCGGATGAGGCACCGACGGGGCTGCGGCACATCGCGTTCGGCATCGGCGCGTCGTCGGCGCTGTGGAAGAGCCGGAAGGAGTACATCAAGCTATGGTGGCGGCCGGGGCGGATGCGCGGGTTCGTGTGGATGGACAAGCCGGTGGAGGAGTTCTACTCCAAGAGCTCGCGCACGGGGCTCCCGCCGATCATGGTCAGCTCCGACACGTCCAAGTTCCCCTACACGCACGGCGCGGGAAGCCGGTCGGCGCTGCGGATCTCCCGCATTGTGTCCGAGACGTTCCGGCTCGGCCTCCCCGGCGTCCGGTGGTTCGTcatgggcgacgacgacacggtGTTCCTCCCGGAGAACCTGGTGCACGTGCTCTCTCAGTACGACCACCGGCAGCCGTACTACATCGGGTCGCCGTCGGAGAGCCACATCCAGAACCTCATCTTCTCGTACGGCATGgcgttcggcggcggcggcttcgccATCAGCCGCGCGCTCGCCGAGGAGCTGGCCAAGATGCAGGACGGGTGCCTCCACCGGTACCCGGCGCTGTACGGCAGCGACGACCGCATCCACGCGTGCATGTCGGAGCTCGGCGTGCCGCTCACCCGCCACCCGGGGTTCCACCAGTGCGACCTATGGGGCGACGTGctcggcctcctcggcgcgcACCCGGTGGCGCCGCTGGTGACGCTCCACCACCTCGACTTCCTGGAGCCGGTGTTCCCCACGACGCCGTCCCGCGCCGGCGCGCTGAGGAGGCTGTTCGACGGGCCGGTGCGGCTGGActccgcggcggtggcgcagcaGTCGGTGTGCTACGACCGGGACAACCACTGGACCGTGTCGGTGTCGTGGGGGTTCGCCGTGATGGTGGTGCGCGGCGTGCTCTCGCCGCGGGAGATGGAGACGCCGATGCGCTCCTTCCTCAACTGGTACAAGCGCGCCGACTACACGGCCTACTCCTTCAACACTCGCCCCGTCGCGCGGCAGCCGTGCCAGAAGCCCCGCGTCTACTACCTCCGCGACTCCCGCAtggaccgccgccgcaacgtcACCGTCACCGAGTACGACCGCCACCGCGGCAAGCAGCCCGACTGCCGGTGGCGCATCCCCGACCCGGCCGACCTCGTCGACCACATCGTCGTCCTCAAGAAGCCCGACCCGGACCTCTGGAAACGG TCGCCGCGGAGGAACTGCTGCAAGGTGGTGTCGTCGCCGAAGAAGGAGGGGAAAGACCGGACGATGACCATCGACGTCGGCGTGTGCAGAGAAGGCGACTTCGCCAAGGTTTAA
- the LOC102702976 gene encoding homeobox protein BEL1 homolog, translated as MAHDPSLGYADYFAAEVDGAGGAELYGIQAHQQQQQGVAEMFGVRGLMPAAAGHHAHSKGALAGGVDDGAALPTVHFGGLGELHHHRQSQAPLSLSLHRPAAEAATSLLMQQQQHQPSPAAGAWQLQQGAWHLRGSRFLLPTQQLLQEFCSLPAKTTTTPSSAAPKAPKAAQEDGNGGGGGGSSSWTAPTQIQSMDAAEMQRLKGKLYTMLEEVDRRYRRYCEQMRALAASFEAVAGERAAAAYTRLASRTISRHFRSLRDGVVAQLQAVRKQLGEKDTAVPGMTKGETPRLRVLDQCLRQHKAYQAGMLESHPWRPQRGLPERAVSILRAWLFEHFLHPYPSDVDKHILARQTGLSRSQVANWFINARVRLWKPMVEEMYAEEMKDEDGSGGAQSQASNLQNPNPSSYTSEGRGGGGGGEERGEQKPSRAQLLHDAGSLASVVSIGSGGGGIGHGAGRMVDHHHHQSLNFGMMDQLDFDAYEAAGGQGFGGGGGVSLTLGLQQQHADPHDGVNVAFAAAPPSSSGAAAAEYLFMGGGGEHQQQQQLPQTQFGAVMEADAASHYRSLSATAAGFHLLHDLAG; from the exons ATGGCGCACGATCCGAGTCTAGGGTATGCTGACTACttcgcggcggaggtggacggcgccggcggggcggAGCTGTACGGGATACAGgcccaccagcagcagcagcagggggtGGCGGAGATGTTCGGGGTGAGGGGGCtcatgccggcggcggcggggcatcACGCCCACAGCAAGggcgcgctcgccggcggcgtcgacgacgggGCAGCGCTGCCGACGGTCCACTTCGGTGGCCTCGGGGAGCTGCACCACCACCGGCAGAGCCAGGCGCCGCTGTCCCTCTCGCTCCacaggccggcggcggaggcggcgacgtcgctgctgatgcagcagcagcagcaccagccgtcgccggcggcgggcgcgtgGCAGCTGCAGCAGGGCGCGTGGCACCTCCGCGGCTCCAGGTTCCTCCTCCCCACGCAGCAGCTCCTGCAGGAGTTCTGCAGCCTCCCCGCCaagaccaccaccaccccgtCGTCGGCCGCACCCAAGGCTCCTAAGGCTGCGCAAGAagacggcaacggcggcggcggcggcggctcgtcgTCCTGGACAGCGCCGACGCAGATCCAGTCCATGGACGCCGCCGAGATGCAGCGTCTCAAGGGCAAGCTCTACACCATGCTCGAAGAG GTGGATAGGAGGTACAGAAGGTACTGCGAGCAGATGAGGGCGCTGGCGGCGTCGTTCgaggcggtggccggggagcgggcggcggcggcgtacacGCGGCTGGCGTCGAGGACGATCTCGCGGCACTTCCGGTCGCTGAGGGACGGGGTGGTGGCGCAGCTGCAGGCGGTGCGGAAGCAGCTCGGGGAGAAGGACACGGCGGTGCCCGGGATGACCAAGGGGGAGACGCCCAGGCTGCGCGTGCTCGACCAGTGCCTCCGCCAGCACAAGGCCTACCAGGCCGGCATGCTCGAGAGCCACCCATGGCGCCCCCAGCGCGGCCTCCCCGAGCGCGCCGTCTCCATCCTCCGCGCTTGGCTCTTCGAGCACTTCCTTCACCC GTATCCAAGCGACGTGGATAAGCACATCCTTGCGAGGCAGACCGGCCTATCACGCAGTCAA GTGGCGAACTGGTTCATCAACGCGCGGGTGAGGCTGTGGAAGCCAATGGTGGAGGAGATGTACGCGGAGGAGATGAAGGACGAGGATGGCAGTGGCGGCGCCCAGTCGCAGGCCAGCAACCTGCagaaccctaaccctagcagCTACACCTCGGaggggcgcggtggcggcggcggcggcgaggagcgcggcgagcaGAAGCCGTCGCGGGCGCAGCTGCTGCACGACGCCGGCTCCCTGGCCTCCGTCGTGAGCatcgggagcggcggcggcggcatcgggcACGGCGCTGGCAGGATGGTCgatcaccatcatcatcagagCCTTAACTTTGGGATGATGGACCAGCTCGACTTCGACGCGTacgaggcggccggcgggcaggggttcggcggcggcggcggcgtatcCCTGACGCTGggcctgcagcagcagcacgccgACCCTCACGACGGCGTGAACGTCGCGTTCGCGGCGGCCCCGCCTTcgtcctccggcgccgccgccgcggagtaCCTATtcatgggcggcggcggcgagcaccagcagcagcagcagctgcctcAAACCCAGTTCGGCGCCGTCATGGAAGCCGACGCCGCGTCGCACTACCGGAGCCtcagcgccaccgccgccgggttCCACCTCCTCCACGACCTCGCCGGGTga